The stretch of DNA CGTTCGTCTTCATCGAGAGCCTTGGATCGTCCATCGAGACGTTCCACGAGCTGGAGGAGACTTCCGACATCGACTCGTCGCCGACGCCTTGCTCGGGAACAAAAACACGCACCGTCCCCCCAACGCCCTGGCCAAAAGTGTTGTGCAACAGGAGAGCGTTCTGCTGCTGGACGCCGAAGACGCTCGCCACCTGCTTCGATTCGAATCCCATCTCCATCCGCCAACGGGCGATCCCTTCGTGCAACCCGTAGACGAAGAGTGGCATCTGTCCGACACGGATCACTTGCCGGCCGTCGCGTTGCTCGGGCCTCTTGTCATCGCCCCAAACGTCGATGACCTGGACGTTCTCGCCGAGGTAGAGCGTTTCTTCGACGGGTGTATCGTTGGATTCGGTCGTCGGAGCTTCGAGGTTCCAGAGGACCATGACGACCTGCCCATCCGTCCGTTTGAAGATCCAGTTGTTGCTGCCGTGCGGCAATCGGATCGATCCGAGATACTTGGCGCCCCCCAACAGCCGCGCGCACGTACGCCACGGCAAGAGCAGCTCGCCCGGCGAGCCGTCGGTGTTCATGACGCCCGTCTGGCCGTCGGCCATGTCGGGTGATCCCGAGAACGGATTGCTGATGAAGATGCCATCGGCGCCGTTCATCTTCGCGACGAGGATCTGCTTGACGAAGTCACGGACGCGTTCCTGATGCCGACGCACAAAGGCGGCTCGCATCAAGGGGTCGTTAGGGTCGTCGGGGTCGGCGCCCTCGGGGGGCGTCATGTCGACCTCGGGTGGCGCGACGACAACCCAGCGTTCGGCCGAGCTCGGCCGCGCCTTGTCGAACGCCGACTCGAGCCCCGCCGCGTCGAGCGCTTCGCGTCCGGCGAGTTGCTCGAAGTCCCAGCTGAGCGATTTGCCTTTGTCCCGCGGGTGATCCCACCGCCAGCCGATCCCCATCCGCACGTCTTGGCCGAAGCGGAAGAGCTGGTTGCGTATCGCGCCGATGCGCTCGACGAGCCGGTCGTAACCGACGAAACTCGTGTCGCCGTCTCGGCCTAGCTGCCACCAGCGGATGCGCAGCGACAACCGCGTGATGATGTGGTCGATCTGCGGCAGCCAGTACGACGGCTCGCCCGATAGAAAGCCCTCGATCGGAGGCGACTCCTTCTGGGTCCGTGGGTCGGCAATGACGAGCGACGGGTCCTCCAGGATGCCGATCGTCTCGATCCCGCGCGCCGCGAGTTGCTCGGCGAACTTCATGATCGACTCGCCTCGTTGCTCGTCGCCCGGGACGAACCAGACCGGCAGCTTCACCTTGCGGACGCCCACCCGAGGCAACAGCTCTTGCAGCACCGAGAACGGCAACGGCCGGTCGGCTTTGGGCAGCGTCCACCCGAACTCGCCGCGTTCGCTGGTGACGAGTGCGTCACGCACCACCGCGACGGAAATGGCGCGTGTCTCGCCGATCGGAACGTCGGTCCCCGTGCGGTACATTCCGACCCGCACGCGATAGAAACCATAGTCTTTAATCGGCGGCTTCCACGCCTTCGATCCCTCGTAGCTCGACTTGTCGGTGCCGAACCCGTCCACGATGTCCGAAGCGTGCGCGACCGACTCGGAGATGATCTGGCCGTCGAGATTGACCTTGCCCCCCTCGCCGATGGACTTGTTCGTGGCGTCGAGGAGCTGGAACCGCACCTCGGGGTTTTGCTCCAGAATGCCCGACAGGCTGCACGTGACCTCCACATCCTCGACGTTCGTGTAAACGTTGTAGAGGCTGTCGGTATGGATGCGGATGCTTGGTAATCGATAGAGACGCACGTCGGCAATCTGAATCTCGGCGTTGAGGTCGCCACGCTCGCCGCGCGCGTAGTCAAGGTGCAGGTAGACGCGATCGACCTCGCCGTCCTCCGGCTGATAGTCGCCCATCTCGATGTCGCGCCACCTCCCATCGGAAGGGAGCGGATCGGACTGTTCGACCTGCTTCTTGATGTCTCGGTTGTTATGAAACGCCATCCGCACCCGCACGGCCCCGTGCTCAACCCCCTTGATCCGAGCCCGCATCCGTAGCTTGTAGCTGAACTTCGGCATGACGTGGATCGGCGGGCTGATCGCCGTCGCCCCCGCCCCGTCCGGCTGGATCAACAGCACCTTTCCGGAGGTCGCCTTATCGTCCGCCGGGACGATCGCGATCCGGGCGTACTGCGGATGCTCGTCGTCATAGACGCGGGTCCAGCGGTCGGGCCAGCTGTCATAGTTGATGTCCCAACTCGCGTCGTCAAACTGGCAAGCGAACACTCGGACGAGGTCCACCAGCGAGTCGTCGGAGCCTGGCGATTTGTCCTCCGGCGCCGCGCCACTCGACTCGGCAAGCGGCTGCGGCCCGGAACTCGAGACGCGGCTTGGCGACGCCGGCGCTATCGTCACCGATGTCAGAGCGATCGTCGCAAGGGCGAGTCGGCAGTGCGTCAGAAGGGTCACAGCGGCATGCTGGGGCGCACGGGGAGCGGAGGGCCGAGCGCTTGTCGCCCAAGGCCTTTCAACTGTACGGTGCGTCTGGCGACCCGCCCGACTCCCCGGCGGAGCAGCCGCATCGGACCGACGCCAACCACCGACACAACCGTGCCAGCCCCACCAATCGCTATCCAGACGCTCAGCCTCCGCCAGCCGCTGCGGCGGGCCTTGGAGACCGCCGCGCAGCTCGGCGCCGACGGCGTCGAGATCGACCTCCGGACCGAGCTCCGCATCGCCGACTTCTCGCAAACCGCCCTCCGGCAGTTCCGCAAGACGCTCGATGACCTTGGCCTGCGGGTGCTGGCGGCGTCGTTCCCAACGCGTCGCGGCTTCGACGACGCCGAGGACCTCGAGCGCCGCGTCCTGGCGACGCGCGAGGCGATGGCCTTTGCGTACAAGCTCGGCGCCCATGTCGTTGTCGGCCGGGCGGGCGAGATCCCCGAGGGCGAAGACGATGCCCTGTCCGAGATCATGGTCCAGTCGCTGCAACTCCTCGGCGCCCACGGCGAGCGCGTCGGCGCGCGCTTCGCCTTCGCGTCCGGCGCGGCGCCCAAAGCGCAGCGCCGGCTGCTCGATCGCATCGGCGAGGGCGCCGTGGGCGTCGCGTTGCACCCCTCCCTGCTCATCGGCGGCGGC from Botrimarina mediterranea encodes:
- a CDS encoding sugar phosphate isomerase/epimerase family protein, coding for MPAPPIAIQTLSLRQPLRRALETAAQLGADGVEIDLRTELRIADFSQTALRQFRKTLDDLGLRVLAASFPTRRGFDDAEDLERRVLATREAMAFAYKLGAHVVVGRAGEIPEGEDDALSEIMVQSLQLLGAHGERVGARFAFASGAAPKAQRRLLDRIGEGAVGVALHPSLLIGGGQDPADAASQLGADTVSVYAVDAVREASVSGSRATEVQLGRGEADMPAVLGVLEEHAFRGPITVTRTDTSDPTGEISDAVQFLRAL